From the genome of Penaeus monodon isolate SGIC_2016 chromosome 16, NSTDA_Pmon_1, whole genome shotgun sequence, one region includes:
- the LOC119582506 gene encoding LOW QUALITY PROTEIN: protein NEDD1-like (The sequence of the model RefSeq protein was modified relative to this genomic sequence to represent the inferred CDS: deleted 1 base in 1 codon), which produces MYIGNSTSAAAPPSELESSTMLATAGDTVKLWNTQNYSLYQEIPSVNGRVIGLTWNQDGQCLAGLGETGEEIILSAINAKSAAMIGVVRGVDSPSCVKFASRSPHYLGIGSKDGSVAIWNVKSQAQKKVFAVTDTCITKISFSHNDSHIAAASKKGAIFLLSVVNNSSAGPFKVFDNKAITDLVYSRAKKSLLGCCSEEGSVSLFDSHANKVIYSFKGAHSSPAASVSFSPVNELLMISVGYDKKFACYNVQTKQPLMTHRSSAPLTSAAFLSGGQQVALGTMTGQVFIHDLRSLRTPLATISAHTKAVTSIIVQPVTRTASESSAGGVKKNSRQKNNIEALTSHKTSKSCSDQPSEGSQVDASVKKKTTLVPGTSMDPSHDVLSPDVFSPIRSTENPVKMNIEQVKKFSSLERHGSRDSLGMDDVLSPVRPITHEAVVSPHTLVVTSHNLDDDIFSPVRGASSNTGLPKISAGILESYRGHDCEDDLLSPIRYRSNFRQQSGSTGNASPNIPQITTSDDLFEELPIPQNENSKDKENVQPSDAGKINNNANAYNKGTPVRATHLEEASPASVLSLHNQVNDVKAKNTSSARKPDSIITSETKIMQNVTTAEVSKTPELINPHIKYSHSRKTESPADLPSQAAKLQIEEATTPSRYQYTRSSPPHKRAFLRPVHTSDLFSPADSTVDQIQVSGTPKQDLSADVPKPGSNGTHVLQVDLIRNCMAEVLEEFQDDINRRLMHLQCVVMKQFLKQQEIMEQLHRQYSLNEDLLQENERLRQEVKHLKANY; this is translated from the exons AATTGGAGTCCAGCACAATGCTTGCAACTGCAGGAGATACCGTTAAACTGTGGAATACCCAAAATTATTCTTTATACCAAGAGATACCTTCTGTCAATG GACGTGTTATCGGCCTCACATGGAATCAAGATGGGCAGTGCCTTGCTGGTTTGGGGGAGACTGGTGAAGAGATCATTTTATCTGCTATTAATGCCAAATCAGCAGCTATGATTGGGGTTGTCAGAGGAGTG gATTCTCCATCATGTGTTAAGTTTGCAAGTCGATCTCCACATTATTTAGGGATTGGATCCAAAGATGGATCTGTGGCTATATGGAATGTGAAGTCCCAAGCACAAAAGAAAGTATTTGCT gtCACAGATACATGCATCACAAAAATTAGCTTCAGCCACAATGACTCGCATATTGCAGCAGCCTCCAAAAAAGGAGcaatctttctcctttctgttgTCAATAACTCTTCAGCAGGACCATTCAAGGTCTTTGATAATAAG gcTATAACAGACCTAGTATACAGCAGAGCAAAGAAATCTCTGCTAGGCTGTTGTTCAGAGGAAGGTTCGGTG TCCTTGTTTGATTCGCATGCCAACAAGGTAATATATTCTTTCAAGGGAGCACATTCTTCACCAGCTGCCTCAGTGTCCTTTTCTCCGGTCAATGAACTGTTGATGATATCTGTGGGTTATGACAAGAAATTTGCTTGTTATAATGTACAGACAAAGCA GCCCCTGATGACTCACCGCAGTTCAGCCCCCCTCACCAGTGCAGCCTTCCTCAGTGGTGGCCAGCAAGTCGCACTAGGCACCATGACTGGACAAGTATTTATTCATGATCTGCGCAGTCTTCGTACACCCTTGGCAACCATCTCAGCTCATACAAAGGCTGTTACCAGTATCATTGTACAGCCAGTAACTCGAACAGCa TCTGAAAGCAGTGCTGGTGGTGTGAAAAAGAACTCCAGGCAGAAGAATAATATAGAAGCCCTAACTTCTCACAAAACATCCAA GTCATGCTCAGACCAGCCATCTGAGGGGTCACAAGTGGATGCAAGTGTCAAGAAGAAAACCACATTGGTTCCTGGAACTTCAATGGATCCTTCACATGATGTGTTGTCACCTGATGTCTTTTCGCCAATCAGGTCCACAGAGAACCCAGTGAAG ATGAATATTGAACAAGTTAAGAAGTTTTCCTCCTTAGAACGACATGGTTCAAGAGATTCTCTTGGAATGGATGATGTTTTATCTCCAGTTCGGCCAATAACACACGAAGCAGTTGTTTCACCTCACACTTTAGTTGTAACATCTCACAACCTAGATGATG ATATCTTTTCTCCAGTAAGAGGAGCGTCAAGTAATACAGGACTGCCAAAGATTTCTGCTGGAATATTGGAGTCTTACAGAGGACATGATTGTGAAG ATGACCTACTATCTCCAATCAGATACAGAAGTAATTTCAGGCAGCAGTCTGGTAGTACAGGAAATGCATCACCAAATATACCCCAGATTACCACTAGTGATGACTTATTTGAAGAATTACCCATTCCTCAGAATGAAAAttctaaagacaaagaaaatgtcCAACCCTCAGATGCaggcaaaataaataataatgcaaatgccTATAATAAAGGAACACCTGTTCGAGCAACCCATTTAGAGGAAGCTTCACCTGCCAGtgttctttctttacataatcaaGTTAATGATGTCAAAGCCAAGAACACATCAAGTGCCAGGAAACCTGATAGTATAATCACATCTGAAACCAAGATTATGCAAAATGTAACTACAGCAGAGGTGTCTAAAACTCCAGAACTAATTAATCCACATATCAAATACAGCCACTCCAGAAAGACTGAATCTCCAGCAGACCTCCCATCACAGGCTGCAAAGCTTCAGATAGAAGAAGCAACAACTCCCAGCAGGTATCAGTACACAAGATCATCACCACCTCACAAGCGAGCCTTCTTGCGACCAGTACACACAAGTGAtctcttttctcctgctgatagcaCAGTGGACCAGATTCAAGTTAGTGGGACACCTAAGCAAGATTTATCAG CAGATGTACCTAAACCTGGTAGCAATGGAACTCATGTGCTGCAAGTTGATTTGATACGTAACTGCATGGCAGAAGTTCTTGAAGAATTTCAAGATGACATTAATCGCCGTTTAATGCACTTGCAGTGTGTGGTCATGAAACAGTTTTTGAAACAACAG GAAATTATGGAACAGCTTCATCGACAGTATTCTTTAAATGAAGACTTGCTTCAGGAAAACGAAAGATTGCGGCAGGAGGTCAAACACTTGAAGGCAAATTACTAG